aaaaaaaatgtgaacactTTGCTACTAGCCTGAATCACTCTGAATGATttaagcaaaattatttttagacctttttcttttttaagtagaTCTGATTTGCCCAGGATAGAGTGCTTGATTTTCAATTAATTGaagtggtttttgttgttgttgtttatttttcatctccAACTCAGAGTTATGGGTTTAAAATAGATGTGAAGGTAACTCAGattatttcaatatatgaaaTGATATATTAATGTAATTATATTCTTGGTCATATAAAGGCTTCCTTTGTGAAGAACTCTGGTTTGTTTCATGTTGAGCTTTAGGAGAACTGAATTATGGGATAAATGGAGTCAGTGTCACTGAGGGTGTAGAGTGGGTACCTTGATACCCTGGCACGTGGACCATCAGTGCTGGGGACGTGTCTGCCCTCGCTCTCATGCTTATCCAGCAGATGTTCCTAGAATCACATGGTGCTTAGGGACTTACATGTACCTATAACCTATTAACATGGTTATATCCTTCCAGGAGATTCTCTGTCCCCACCACCCACGATGGTTATTTTAAGCAACACTGCTCATGGTGGGCTTCAGGCCGAGGAGTTGTTTTATCTGGGACCCCATGGGAGGGAGTGACATTTTACATGTAGATTTGGAAAGATCCCTGGCACCTGTGAGGGAGGAGATCCAGAAGAGAACAAGCTGGGAGTCATGAGAAATAAGAGCTTGAAGGAGGAGGGCGCCTCCTAAGAGGTCCAACTGGCAGGTGTAAACATGTGGGGCAGAGGGCCTGGGGagacccctgcccacctctcctaGAACAGGTCATCGAGTGAACATTGACTTCACGTCATCCCCACGTGCCTTCTCTCCTGGGTAGGGGAGGGCTGGCACATTTGTTGCCCAAGGAAGCAGGATGAGTAAGAGGCATGGTTCCATGCCGGAGGTGCCCAAGTGATGGCACGAGGGAATGAGTCTGTCATTGGGCGTAGGCGGGGTGTCGACCCCTCATGACTGGCTGGCTGGCAGCCAAGAGCTGGTATTAGAGACaatgagggtggggtgggattcACTCGTAGGCCTGCTGAATACGGGGCGACTAGTGGGACATCCAGGTGGACATGTTCAGGACGGGCAGAATTTCTGAGTTAGAAGATGGGGGAGAGCCTGGGCTGCCCCCTTAGAGTCAGATGTCTTCAGGTGTTTCCAGAACTGGGCCTACTAAAGTCATTTGCATAGAGGTGCTCGCTGAAGCCAGAGTCTAATCAGTAATCTTTTCCTCTTCCCCCGTGTCTACCATATTCGTCCTTTTCATTCTCCCTCATCCACAGCCTTTCAGTTTGCCCAAAGAACTCCTTTTTATCTGCCCACCGAACCGTAGGATGGTCCGCTCGGCATGTTTTGTGGTTTGGGATGATTTGGTGGTGGTTCCAAATAACTCTTTCGCTCCCAGTTTTTGGGTATCAGACCCATTTGGTTCCTGTAGAGAAGTTGGCGGGGGGCTCTTGTTCACCTTTAGAAGCGGGAGGCAGCGCCCTGACGCGAGCCGCAGGACATGTGCTTTGCAAATCAAGTGGTCATCTCGCTGCTTTTTTGGAGCAACACTCCTTTGTCCCAGAACATTCTCTTCTGTGCAGTCATTTCAGAGAACGGTGTAGCCCCAGGAGACGCGAGGCAGAACACTGTCCCTGCTGCAGTTTCCCGTGGTGTTGAGATTTTCCAGAATGATACGAGAACTAAtgtgaggaagagaaaataaccTCTGTCTTTTATGCCTGACAGATAATCAGATTACCCAGGATTAGATGAAAATAAGTCATTTGTTCCTATAGTTAGTACTATAATGACCAAAATAATCTCTTGTAAGAGAGTTTAACAATTAAACCAGATAAATAGGATTCAGCTTAGGGAATGAGTAAATGGCCAGAGAACAACGTGAGTTTAAAGACAAAGTTGGCGAGCTTTTGATGAACGATGTTGTGGAGTAAGTTTGCTGTCAGCTGTGTCCATCTGACCCACCCCCGCTGTCAGGACGCAGCCGGTGTTCCCAGTGCCACGGGGCTGGTGCGCACCTGCTCTGGGAGCAGCCAGGGACTGGGCTTCATCCACCACTTTACTTCCCTTCATATCTTTACAAAAACCACGCAGTGGCTTTTTGCCCTTACGTACCTGGTTTTGTCCACAGGCCACGTTCTCATAGAGATTTCGAGTATCCACAAGAAACTCAACGAGAGGCTTGATGAAAATGTATGTGAACTGTTTTTATATTTAccaaatatacttatttttaaattttatttcacttcaagTCTCAAACCTggtctgaatttttcatttccttgtgtTAACAGTTCAGAAAATTCCATAAGGAGATTATCCATGAGCTGGAGAAGAAGACAGAGCTTGATGTAAAATATATGAACGTGAGTACCTAGTTCTGCTCCACCTCCCGTAGGTGGAGGTGGCCCGGGGCCGGGGGCCCAGCTCTCGCGAAGGCTGCACTTGCCTGATGGCTGAGCTCGAGGACAACTTCCCCCACTGCTGACTCGGCAGCAGCAGGTATGATGGAGCTGGCTGTCGAGTGTGTACACAGCCGCATAACACCGACAAGGTCCCTTTGGGCTGAGTGGGCCAAGTGTTAACACTTGGGATCTTTACTAAAAAGCATAGCAGGAAATCCTGCAGGGAATCATACACTTCTGGAAAACATTGTTTTCAAGGAACATGCATATGTGGATGACACCTGCATCTGCATTAGTGCAGCTGTTGCTTTCACAAACCGACACTTGTGGACGTGAGCCGTGTGGCAGGACGCCGTCTGGAGCTCCCTGGGGCCCCGGTCCCATCGTGGTGTCTCTCCCCTGTTGCCCTACGGCAGTGTCGATTCCAGCAGTTTGCTCCTTCCGCCTCGCCTTTCTGCTGCACAGTAGCTGCTTCCTTGGCCGCCCGAAGCTCCCCTTCTTCACAAGCCCCGCATGGCAGTAAGCGGTGGGGGTCACCCTGAAGTCGTCCTGCTGCCCTGCGTGCACGTGCTCTGTGGCCCGGAGGATGTAATACCAAGCCCTTTACGTGCATTGTCTGATTTTTATCCCCACAGAAACTCTGTAACATAGGTACTCTTACTATATCCCCACTGTACAGATTAGAGGGTAAGCAGGGgtttcagaaaaattaagtaattgcTGAGATCACACAGGAAATGAGGGATGAAGCCAGAATTCTAACCCAGGTCTGTGAGGCTCCAGAACACTCTGTTTCACAGCCCTCAGAATCACCGGAAGTGATGGCTCTTGTTCATTCTGTTTCTTGAAATCGTTAAGTCATAAAACAGTCAGGAGTGTGTGAGTTGatattgttcatttattcaccaaAGCACTTACAGGCCACCCAGTGTCCAAAGACCttggagaaaaaaggaataaaagaaagaaacgaCATTGTTTTCCTCCGAGAAGCTGCCCTTCTGGTCAGGGGCTCATCATATAAACGGGGAACGTTAGGACAGGACATTGAAGTCGAAGGAGCGGAGTGGGGTGGTGTGAAGTGGGGATACCTGCAGCCAGGCAGGGCAGCGCGAAGCGTGGGCCTTTTGCCACCACGCCCAGTGGAAACGCAGCAAGAGTAACCGCCTGACACTGCCTGGTGCTGCAGTAAAAATAAGTGCAACGTTTAACTTACAGGCGACTCTCAAAAGATACCAAGCAGAACACAGGAATAAATtagattctttggagaaatctcaaGCTGAATTGAAGAAGATCAGAAGGAAAAGTCAAGGAGGACGAAATGCACTGAAATATGAACACAAGGAGATGGAGGTGAACTTTTCAGcactattttactttattttggggTTGATGATTTGTACAGTTAACGGGGAAGCGTGCTCACCTCAGTCAGTCTATACTTCATCCGTCACTGTTCTGCTgttgaaagttaaaaataagcaTTTCGACTTGGTAGGAGCTGAAGGCCGCAGAGTTGCCCGGAGTTAAGTTAATAATTAGTCAAGAGCATTGGCATTTTCTCCCAACTCAGGGAGGGTCAGGGACTCCCCAGTATAAgcattactatctccattttacagatggggaaagtgagggTTAGGTTAAGTCACATGGTTGGCACttggaactgggatttgaacttgaACTTTCTGGTTCTGAACTTTTTGGTCCCACGATTTTCCAGTAAAACATAATCATATCCCTGGATTACAGAGTAATATTTTGTGCAAATTACCCAGTGGAATGTAAAGCCTTTGGCAACTTCTCTCCAAGCATGAGTCAGGGATCTTAATGAGAATTTGCCATCTGCTCAGATCAGGTTACAAGTACGTCGTTTTGTCTAATGTTTATCTGCATTTAGCACTTACTCCATTATCAAAATAAACCAAGCATAAAGATGGGAGAAGATAAGTGTCAGGCTGTGCAGCTATTTGATTCCTCATGTCATACTTGTataattactatttattttccTAGTATGTAGAAACCATCACTTCTCGCCAGAATGAAATCCAGAAATTTATTGCAGATGGTTGCAAAGAAGCTCTACTTGAAGAGAAAAGGCGCTTCTGCTTCCTAGTTGACAAACACTGCAGCTTCGCAAATCACATTCATCAGTATCACTTACAGGTGGGTGTGGTGGCAAATTGCGTTGTGAGGactaattttattcatatttaaatgCCCTTGAAATGCTTCACCTTCCATAAGTGCCCAAATATAAAGCGAAAGGCTTATTTTGCCAGGGAGAAGATTACAAGGAAATAGATTTTTtataatagttatttatttatttatctggctgcattgagtcttagttgcggcacacgggatatcttagctgtggcatgcgggatctttcatcgcagtgcgcgggctctagaacgcgtGGGTTTAGTTGTCccatggtatgtgggattttagttccctgaccagagattgaacccacgtcccctgcattggaaggtggattcctaatcactggaccaccagggaagttccccaagGAAATAATTTTTGACCAACTTGAATGTGTAAACTTTTAGAAATGTAGATGAAATGGTCAAATGCTTGTTTATAATGTTTAATttagtaacacattcatacttaTTGAATAACTGAGAAATGgcacttttttccttctctcacccATGAGTCAgcttttctcagactctttctgaTGCATCTTCAACATTAGTGTCTTCCCCAGAACCACGGGGTGAGTCCCAGCAGGCCCCAGGTCCAGCCCACCTGGGTGGCGTGAGATGCTCACCTTGGAGGTCCATGTAGATGGTGTTGCTAGAAATTCTATCCCAGGCCACAGACCCCATTCACAGCCTCAGGACAGCTGGTCGGGGCTCCCTTTTTCACTCCTCCTCAGGTTGTGTGTCTGTTCAAGGTCGCATCAGCTGCGTGACTggatttatccctctccctcatCGCATGCAGTTGTGAGGTTATATTTCCAGGAATCATTACAAACCGTGTGTtaaatttcctttcctctctttttttgttttttaaattatgaattctaTTGGGCTTATGTAAGCATCCAGAACTAGCATTGACTGAAGTCAAATATTCATTGTTATTCATAATAAAGTAATTTAGAGAGCACTCCGTGATATGAGAAGCTTTGTAAGAGCTTGAATATAGTGCAACTTCCTCTTTTCAGGGGGAAAGAAAACTTGGacttgtatgtatgcatatatcacaGGTTACATATTCCATAAAGTTTTTGCAACTTTAAGGAATATTCAGCTACCAAATCTAAATACCTAAGGTCTCAGGTtgttacaggaaagaaaaatatgctgCATTAGATGATCGCTTTTGTCACCAGTGCATACGTACTAATGTTTCCATGGTGACACTGTCCTATTGGGGCAGGGTCGTGGGCCGGAGGGGCACAGAAGCAACCTTGAAGCTCTCTGTGGTGACACCACCCCCCAGCAATGGGGTCCTTGCTGTGTCGTGAGGCAACATGGCCTATTTCCAGAGAGCTCTAGTTGTTGACAGTCTTTCTTACACTTAACCTTGAGTCTCTATTACGTTTTTTAGTGTGACGCAAGCCAGATCTCCTCCTTTCCCTAGCAGAAGTCTCTTCAAGTCTCTGAAACCGTTTTTGTGCCTTCCCTGATCCCAGTCCTGGATgaagcaggcttagtagttggtCCACGGTGTGTCTGCGTCACAGGCAGGGGACAGGGTGGTGTGAGGGGCGGGGCTTAGGATTTACACCAACTCCCCCAGCCCACTTCTGATGGACACAGAGCCTAGATGAAAAACAGTGTGGTTGTTATGAAAATAGTTTCAAAAAAGATCCCCTGCTTCCCTTTTCCAACTAGATTGCCGCCCTGGAAAAAGGGGTTCTCGGAAAGGCTCCGGGGAGTCTGGGAGTCCAGTTGGAGGAAGAGCCAGGCTGTGGGAACCAGGACAGATGCCTCTGCCTCTGGGGCTAAGGGGTCTCGTCGCTGTACTTCTGCATCTCTCTGTTCTGCAATCCAGCTTTTCTGCAAAGCCCATGGTCTGCCTGCCCCAGAGCCCCAGCCGGCCTGTGGGCGGGGCTTCCCCTCAACACTGCCCCCGACTCTGGAGACCCACCGCGCTCTGCTTCTAGTCCCTCTGTCCCCGTAGAGGAACTTCTCAGGGCAGGTCTGATTCACTCCTCTAACACGCCAGTCCGGTTTCCCTGAGGTCCCAGTAGTTGAAACCTCAGGGTCCTGGATCTACCACGGAAGGCTGTGTTAACCAGTTACTTAGCCTCTCAaagttctcagtttcctcatctgtgaaatggggatgagaaTGGTACCTACTTTAGGATTGTGGGGCAGATGCAGTGAATTAACAAGGATGAAGTACTTAGGAAAGTGTTTAGTGCACACGAACGTACACACACAAACAGAGTCCACTCTTGGTCCTGTCGCTCGGTCAGAGGTGCTTCTTGTGGGAGGAAGACAGTGGGGATTGGCAGTTCTGGGACCGTGGGGAAACATGGGGATTAAGACGGATTGATCCGCCTTCCCTTTTAGTTTTTGAACTTCTTCTGAATCATGTACAATCCTTGTATTAGTCTTGAACTCTGTATTCACCCTGAGGGAGATGTAAATTCCTTTAGAACAGGAGCCTACATCCTCAGCAAATAAGACACAGCAGATCCCCATAGGTGCTTAAGCTCCTCACTGAATTGAACTCATAGCTCCCACACTTCCAGTGGTAAGCCAGGAATACATTAGTAGTAGTTGTAATTTGTGTCAGTCCTTCCAACAGTACACgtttctctttggttttgtttcttttgaatttatAGTCTGCAGAATTGATCAATTCCAAACTGCCTAAGTGGCAAGAAACATGTGGTGATGCCACCAAAGTACCAGAGAAAATCATGAATATGATCGAAGAAATTAAGACCCCAATCTCCACCCCAATGTCTGGAACGCCTCTGCCTTCACCCATGATCGAGAGAAGAAGCATGGTAAGAGCTGGTTGTCTCCTCAAGATTTTGGTTGTGTGTTTGCTAAATAAGATTTCAGCCATATTTGCACGACAGACCAAGGCCTTCTTTGTTAGTGGAAATCACAGGTTCTCCTGTACTACTTCTAGGGCCTGCCTTTCCTTTTATCCCCTTACCTTCAGATTTGAAACTAGATGTGAAAATGTTTCACACTGTGTTAGCACTGTAATCTTTGTTTTGGAGATTTTTTTACtgattctgtttttaattgtAATGATTCCAACTTTATAAGTTTATTACCATTGAAGGAAGCGTAAAGTGTCTTAGAACACAGATTAGCAAAACTCTGGTGCCATTCATCACTACATAAGGcacctgaggaaaaaaataatcaccCCAGTATTCCAGGTAATGAAGTCAAGCATCGTAGTTCACTGTTCTTTGaatatgggctttattattttttcacaaaCACGTGAGGAGATTCAAATCCAGCAGGTAGTTTGAACACATGTGTCAGTCCACCCTCCCTGTCCATATAAAGCCCtctgaaatgacagcaaagatatTAATGACCAGCCATCAACCTGCCTAATAGATCCATAACCGCATGGGAAAATAAAGAGCAGGTGCTGTCAATGGACCAGAAACACTGAAGGAGTCTCCAGAGCGAGAAAGGCAAGGTCAGCGTgtggagaaaatagaaatattttctattaaaatagaaGGACATGTCAGCCCCAGGGGAGATGTGCAGGGCAAGGTTCCTGCAGAGGGTGGAGCCGTCAGTTCAGAGCCAGTGGATCCAAGAAGCGGGGCAGAAGCTGGGTTGTCCTGAGTGTTGTCGGCTGGGGAGCTGGTTCAGACTGTCCAGGCTGCTTGGTCCCTCCGCTTGTCCCACCTGTGCTAAATCACAGGCAGCCCGGGCTTTCGTCTGTGAACTGAAACAGCATGTGTAGACCGAAGGGTGGGGCCCACTCCTGGGGGTGTGTCTTGCCTCTTCCCCACGTCGCATGCGATCAGGAGCACAGGGAAAACACAGACTGTCGTGTACAGTAAAAAGAATGGGGTACAAAGATGGACAGACAACCAGCGGTCACTGAACAGGTGGGGGAAACCAGTGTCATAAAAAGACGCACCAAAGTAAAAACTGGAATGACGAGTAAAGGGGGCAACAGAGCCAACAGGGCAGAGGAGAAAAGAGGTGAAAGGCTATTACAACCACAGAGAAGAGTCAGCTGTCTTggaaatttaaaaggattattaTTTCTAGTTAAAATGGTATGTCTGAGATtcgcttcaaaataatccagttgTGGAGGAAGATGGATGGGGCATACAGGAAACGAGAATGTCCGTGGATTGGTAATTGTCGAAGCTAGGTGTTGGGTACATGGAGATTTATTGTGctgttttctctacttttgtaCCTGTtccaaatttttctaaaattaaagttTTTCATTTCCCCCTCGTCCCCtccaaaaacaccccaaaacaagaGCTGGGCTCCTTAGCAGAATGAATCAGCTTGGGAAATTAAGCCAAAGAACTCTCCCAAAATACAGTGCAaaaacaggatttaaaaaaaaaaaaaatcaaagaggttaTCAATGTTAGCTGGGTTGAAACGTGGGAGGTACGTCCAGCTGCCGCCTGGGGCCTCACTGCCCGCATGTCTAGTGGGGATCTTCCCGCTCAGCGTGTCCAAAACCACATACCTGCGGCTCTCTCACTCTAACCCCGCTTCTCCTCAGTCTTTCCCGTCCAGTAAATGGCGACTCCATCCTTCCAGCAGCGCGGACACCGGACATCGACCCTCTCCCTCTCTTAGGCCACGGCTAGCCCGTGGGTACACACTGTTGTTTCCCACCACTTCTACCCCCACCCTGCTCTAACGGAGGTCCGGCAGAGATGACCGCGGTAGCCTGGGCTTTAACACAGCAGGCAGGGTGATCCTGGCTGAATGGAAAAGACCAGAACCTCAACAGACGGCAGAATGCTAgcgataaagagaggattctgaAAACTTTCAGGGAGGGCAAAAATAGATTActcacaaagaaaagagaatccCACTGATACTGGAAAACAAGATGTTAGAAAGTAATGGAGTAATGCACTCAAAATTctgtggaaaaataattttaaaagtagatgACTTTAGCCAAGCAGCACTTAAAAGGGAGCCTAAAAATCCATATAGACAGGAAGGAGATGAGTGCTTTTCAAggggtggggaaaatggggagtaactgctttaaaaaaaaaaaagacaaaaatgggaaaaaggaCATGGTGTTCTtgaaataattcaaaaagggGCATTGCCCTACaaaaaatttgggggaaaaatggaatttaaagCATGTAATGCAAAACAGTCCGGGGATCTGTCTAATGCCATTGCTGTGTCACACTAATGTTAAACTACTAACGAATTTTTCACAGGTTGGGCGAGATTATGACACCCTTTCTAAATATTCACCAAAGATCCCCTCGGCTCCTTCAGCCAGAGCGTTAACCAGCCCTTTGATTGATATGTTTAATAACCCA
The sequence above is a segment of the Orcinus orca chromosome 16, mOrcOrc1.1, whole genome shotgun sequence genome. Coding sequences within it:
- the BAIAP2L1 gene encoding brain-specific angiogenesis inhibitor 1-associated protein 2-like protein 1 isoform X4, which gives rise to MSRGPEEVNRLTESTYRNVMEQFNPGLRNLINLGKNYEKAVNAMILAGKAYYDGVAKIGESASGSPVSTELGHVLIEISSIHKKLNERLDENFRKFHKEIIHELEKKTELDVKYMNATLKRYQAEHRNKLDSLEKSQAELKKIRRKSQGGRNALKYEHKEMEYVETITSRQNEIQKFIADGCKEALLEEKRRFCFLVDKHCSFANHIHQYHLQSAELINSKLPKWQETCGDATKVPEKIMNMIEEIKTPISTPMSGTPLPSPMIERRSMVGRDYDTLSKYSPKIPSAPSARALTSPLIDMFNNPATVAQNSERKNNSTGSSDDPSLQRSVSVATGLNRVKKQKVKTIFPHTAGTNQTLLSFAQGDVITLLISEEKDGWLYGEHEDTKVRGWFPSSYTKLLEENEKETVSVPGPRMMQMGLQSLLFSAEKIPLLL
- the BAIAP2L1 gene encoding brain-specific angiogenesis inhibitor 1-associated protein 2-like protein 1 isoform X5; its protein translation is MSRGPEEVNRLTESTYRNVMEQFNPGLRNLINLGKNYEKAVNAMILAGKAYYDGVAKIGESASGSPVSTELGHVLIEISSIHKKLNERLDENFRKFHKEIIHELEKKTELDVKYMNATLKRYQAEHRNKLDSLEKSQAELKKIRRKSQGGRNALKYEHKEMEYVETITSRQNEIQKFIADGCKEALLEEKRRFCFLVDKHCSFANHIHQYHLQSAELINSKLPKWQETCGDATKVPEKIMNMIEEIKTPISTPMSGTPLPSPMIERRSMVGRDYDTLSKYSPKIPSAPSARALTSPLIDMFNNPATVAQNSERKNNSTGSSDDPSLQRSVSVATGLNRVKKQKVKTIFPHTAGTNQTLLSFAQGDVITLLISEEKDGWLYGEHEDTKVRGWFPSSYTKLLEENEKETVSVPGPRMMQMGLQSLLFSEKIPLLL